CCCAGGCCCACCTCCCGCAGCAGTTTCCTCTGTTTCAGGTCGTCCATGGCTGCCTGGACCGTCCGTTCCGCCGGATCCAGGATGGTGACTCCGGGACCAAAGGCTTCCCGGATTTCCTTTTCCACAAAGGGGTAATGGGTGCAGGACAGCATCACCGTATCCACATCATGGGCCTTCAGCTTGTCCGTGTATTCCCTGATGGCCGCATTCAGTTCCGGACTGCCGAACTTTTCCCCTTCGATCAGGGGTACGAATTTCGGACATCCCTGGCCAAACACCTGGATTTCCGGATCCATTTCCTGGATTTCCTTCTTATGGGCACCGGAAGCCACTGTAAAATCAGTGGCCAGGAAACCCACCCGTTTGTTTTTGGTGACTCCCTCCACCATATGAGCGCCCTTTTTCATGCCGATCACAGAAAAATCGTACCCGTTCCTGATCACGTCCGTCCCCAGCACCGTAATGGTGTTGCAGGCCACCACCAGCTGCTTGATCTGCCGCCGGTTCAGCCAGGCCGTCATCTGGCTGACGAAATGCTGGATCTCTTCCCGGCTGCGGTTGCCGTAGGGCGTACGGGCGGTGTCACCGATGAAGATGAACCGTTCATGGGGCAGCTTCTGCTGCAGCCATTTCAACACCGTCAGTCCGCCCACGCCAGAATCGATGACGCCAATGGGATCTAATTTGTTCATGGGAACCCTCCTGATTGCAATTTCTAGTCCGTTGAACCTTTTTGGAAACTTTATTA
This is a stretch of genomic DNA from Acidaminococcus timonensis. It encodes these proteins:
- the murI gene encoding glutamate racemase, coding for MNKLDPIGVIDSGVGGLTVLKWLQQKLPHERFIFIGDTARTPYGNRSREEIQHFVSQMTAWLNRRQIKQLVVACNTITVLGTDVIRNGYDFSVIGMKKGAHMVEGVTKNKRVGFLATDFTVASGAHKKEIQEMDPEIQVFGQGCPKFVPLIEGEKFGSPELNAAIREYTDKLKAHDVDTVMLSCTHYPFVEKEIREAFGPGVTILDPAERTVQAAMDDLKQRKLLREVGLGRAEVCFTADLERGKRLAARMLDMQKCDFRLITL